The genomic DNA CACCGAGATCGCCAGCGCACAGGGACAGCTCATGACCAGCAGCGACACCGTGACCGGCAGGGCATGCGCGGGATCCAGATGCCACCACAGCGCCCCTACCGCCAGCGCGGCCAGCACCTGGACCGCGACGAAGAGCGTGGCCACGTGGTCGGCGCGCGCGCTCATGCGGACGCGTTCCGCGTCCTTCCAGCCGCCCTCGCCCAGCAGACGGCTCGTCTGCTGGGCGCGCAGCGCCAGGTAGCGCGCCGTCAGCAGGAAGGCGACGAACATCGAGACGGATTCGAAATAGACTTCGCCGCGGCCCGCGAAAGTGGCATGCACGCTGGGCACGAAGGACGCGACGATGCTGAGCGCCACAGGCACGTCCATGGCGATGCGGCCGCGCCGCAAGGATGCCCAGGCGCCCTGCCAGATGGGCAGCGCGCAGTACACGATGACGGGCGCGGTCAGCACGAGGCTGGCCCAGTTCATCAGGAAGATGGCCCAGTCCAGCACGGCCAGCCCTTCGGGCTCCATTCCGTCATGGCGCAGGTAGGCCGGGAAGGCCAGCATCATCACCTGCATCATCACCAGCCAGGCGAGGCCCAGCTGGACCAGCAGACGGCGGCGCGCGAGGCGCTCGGCCTGCGGCAGTTGCGCGTGCGGGATAGAGAGAGATAGCAGCATGACTGGCATCGTAGAAGTGCCAGCCTGCGCACGCCTTGATGCAGGTCAAGTGCGCGGCGGAAAGCAGCACGGCCGGGCATGCGCCCGGCCGTGCTTCCCTGCGTATCGTACGCCCCGCGCCCCGCGCGCGAGGCGCGCCGGTCAATCCAGGCGGATGTCGGCGCTCTTGACGATGGTGGCCCAGCGGTCGCGTTCCTTCACGAAGAAGGCGTCCAGCTCCTTGGTCGGGCGCACCACGACTTCGGCGCCCTGCTCGCCCAGCTTGCGCTTGATGTCGGGGCGATTGATGATCTCGCCCAGCTTCTCGGACACCAGCTTGGCAGTGGCGTCGCTCATGTTCGACGGCGCCATGATGCCCTGCCAGGTACCCGACTCGAAGCCCTTCACGCCCTGCTCCGAGATCGTGGGAATCTCGGGCACGAGTTCCATGCGCTCGGCCTTGGAAATGGCGATGGCGCGCAGCTTGCCGCTCTTGATGTGCGGCAGCGTGGCCAGCAGGCCGTTCATGATGAGGTCGGTCTGGCCGCCCACCGTATCGGTCAGGGCTTGCGAACCGCCCTTGTAGGGCACGTATTCCCACTTGGCGCCGGTGGCCTGCTCGACGGCGACGGCGGCCAGGTGGGGCGCGCTGCCGATGGCGGTCACGGCAAAGTTCACGCGGCGGGTCTTCGACAGCTCGACGATCTCGGCCAGGGTCTTGGCCGGGAAGTCGGGATGCACCGCCAGCACGTGCGGCGAATAGGCCAGCATGCTGACGCCGCGCAGGTCCTTGGAAGGATCGAAGGTGAGCTTGGTATAGACGGAGGGACTGATGGCCAGCGCGCCGACATCGCACAGCAGCAGGCTGTGGCCTTCGCTGGCGGACTGCACCACCAGGCCCGCGCCCAGGTTGCCATTGGCGCCGGGCTTGTTCTCGACCACCACGGTCTGCTTCAGTTCGGCCGCCAGCGGCTCGCTGATGAGGCGGGCAATGATGTCAGACGACCCGCCCGGCGGATAGGGCACGACCAGGCGGATGGGCCGGGTCGGCCAGTTCTGGGCATGCAGCGGAAGACTCAGGCCGCTCAGGGCCAGCGCGGCCGAACTGGCCAGGAATTGGCGACGATCCAGGGTCATGACATCTCCTCAGTGTGTTGTATGTTGTCGTATGACTTTTTGGACGCTGGCAGTATAAGAGCCCTCTTTTTGAGCGGCGAGCTATCGCTAACCCTTGGATGCGGGGGGCCGCCTCGTGGGGAGAGTGGCCTGGACGCAACAGACCGAAGACTCTTCATCATTGCCTGATCCTATTCACGGACTACCGGAATGAGGCTCAAGAATGAAAAAATGGAGCCATTTCGTATTTTCAAGAGGCGAGTGCCAAGCCCCGCGAGCAGCCCGACCTGCAGCCTGCATGCGGCAGGGCCGCCGACATGCCCGGGCGGCCCTGCGGTCTTGCGAGACGCGACGCCGTCAGGCGATCAGGCGCGCCGGCGTGCGCGGTTCACCGTGCTCGAACTGGGCTTCCTCGGTCGAGCCGGTCAGCGCCGTGGTCGAGGACTTGCCGCCCTCGATGGTCTGCGTCACGGCATCGAAATAACCCGTGCCCACCTCGCGCTGGTGCTTCACCGCGGTGAAACCCTTGTCGACCGCGGCGAACTCCTTCTGCTGCAGTTCGACGAAGGCGCTCATCTGGCGGCGGGCATAGCCGTGGGCCAGCTCGAACATGCCGTAGTTCAGCGCGTGGAAGCCCGCCAGCGTGATGAACTGGAACTTGTAGCCCATGGCGCCCAGCTCGCGCTGGAACTTGGCGATCACGTCGTCGTCCAGGTTCTTCTTCCAGTTGAACGAGGGCGAGCAGTTGTAGGCCAGCAGCTTGCCCGGGAACTGGCGATGGATCGCGTCGGCGAACTTGCGGGCGTACTCCAGGTTCGGCGTGGACGTCTCGCACCAGATCAGGTCGGCATACGGCGCGTAGGCCAGGCCACGCGAGATCGCCTGCTCGATGCCGGCACGCGTGCGGAAGAAGCCTTCGGCGGTGCGCTCACCGGTCAGGAAGGGCTGGTCGTTGTCGTCCACGTCGCTGGTCACGAGGTCGGCGGCGTCGGCATCGGTGCGAGCCAGCAACACGGTGGGCACGCCCGACACATCGGCGGCCAGGCGTGCGGCGGCCAGTTTCGACACGGCTTCACGCGTGGGCACCAGCACCTTGCCGCCCATGTGGCCGCACTTCTTCACCGAGGCCAACTGGTCTTCGAAGTGCACGCCCGCGGCGCCCGCGTCGATCATGGCCTTCATCAGTTCATAGGCGTTCAGCACGCCGCCGAAGCCGGCCTCGGCGTCGGCCACGATGGGCGCGAAGTAGTCGATGTAGTCCGGGTCGCCCGGGTTCTTGCCATCCATCCACTGGATCTGGTCGCAGCGTTGCAGCGCATTGTTGATGCGGCGCACGACCTGCGGCACGGAATTGGCGGGATACAGCGACTGGTCGGGATACATCTCGCCGGCCAGGTTGGCGTCGCCGGCCACCTGCCAGCCCGACAGGTAGATGGCCTTCAGGCCCGCCTTGACCTGCTGCATGGCCTGGTTGCCGGTCAGCGCCCCAAGGGAGTTCACGAAGGGCTCGCTGTGCAGCGATGCCCAGAGGCGCTCGGCGCCACGGCGGGCCAGCGTGTGCTCGGGCTGCAAGGAGCCGCGCAGGCGCACCACTTCGGCGGCGGCGTAGTCGCGCTTGATGCCTTGCCAGCGGGGATTCTCGGCCCAGGATTGCTGCAGGGCACGGATGTCGCTTTCACGGTTGCTCATGGTCTTTCTCCTGTTGCGGTGAGGGTTGAAAACCGTCGCCCCGGTGCAGCGGGCATGGGAGAAAGTCTATTCCTGTGTTGCGTTGCGCAAATGCAGCAAGTCATCTACAAGACGAAAAATTTATTCCATTGAAAACAAACACTTGAAAAAAATTAACCGTATTGTGAAAAGCATTTTCCTGCCATGAAATGCCATTGCGCTGCGGCGCATCATCCATTTTCACCTGTCGGATCACAGCTTTCACGATGTGGAAAACGAGGGGCTGCCGGTACAATGGCCTCACACGCTTTTGCCGCGACCCTCACCATGACGCTTGATTTGCAACACGCCCCGCTGGGCCAGACCGTGGGCTACCCCAGCCAATACGATCCCGCCCTGCTCTTCCCGATTGCCCGCGCGGGCGCACGAGGCGAACTGGGCCTGCCCGCCGACGCGCCGCTGCCGTTTGCCGGCGTGGACCTCTGGAATGCCTATGAAGTGTCCTGGCTGAATGCGCGCGGCAAGCCCGAGGTCGCCCTGGCCCGCTGCGTCGTGCCGGCCGAGAGCCCGAACCTGATCGAGTCCAAGTCGTTCAAGCTCTACCTGAACTCCTACAACCAGACCCGCATGGCGGACGCGGATACGGTGCGCGCGCGCATCGCCGCCGACCTGTCGGCTGCGGCTGGCGCCCCCGTCGCGGTCGAGTTGATCCTGCCGGCCGCCTATGGCGAACTGACGCTGGGCGAGCCCGAGGGCGAGTGCGTGGACGGCCTGGATGTCGAAATCGACCAGTACGCACCGTCAGCCGAGCTGCTGGCGGTGGACGCGGCGCGCGGCGTCGTGCGCGAGACCCTGCTGTCGCGCCTGCTGAAATCGAATTGTCCCGTCACCGGCCAGCCGGACTGGGCAACGGTGCAGGTGTCCTATGAAGGCCCGGCCATCGACCGGGAAAGCCTGCTGCGCTACGTCGTGGGCTTTCGCCAGCACAGCGGCTTCCACGAGCAGTGCGTGGAGCGCATGTTCCTGGACATCCTGGCGCGCTGCCAGCCCACGTCCTTGAGCGTGTATGCCCGCTACACGCGCCGCGGCGGCCTGGACATCAATCCCTGGCGCGGCACCGCCGACCACCTGCCGCCCGCGGACCTGCGCACGCCCCAGCAATGAGAAAGCCCGCTGCGAGGCCCGGACGCTAAGCGGCTGGCCGTGGCGCCGCGGCACTTGCCGCCGAGGAGGCTTCCTGGCTACGGGCCGCGCGTGCAATCAGCGCCGCCAGGCCCGCCGCCGCCGCGAAGGCCAGCGCCGCGCCCAGCCACGGGCCGTGCCGCCACCCGGCATCCAGCATCAGGCCGAACACCAGCGGGCCCAGGGCCGCGCCGACATCCATGCCGGAATACACCAGGCCGTAGACCGAGCCCAGCGAACCGCGCGGCGTGACGCGGCGGATCAGCATGTCGCGCGACGGGCCTGCCAGGCCCGAGAAGAAGCCCGCCAAGGCCACGGCAGGCGCCGCCAGCCAGGCGGGCACGCCGCCCAGCGCCAGCAGCACCAGCATGAGGCCCGCCAGGCACAGGGACGCGGCCACGATGCGCTCGGTGCGCGGCGTCGTGGACACGAGAAAGCCACCGGCCAGGATCCCCGTGGCCGACGCCACCATATAGCCCGACAAGGCAGAGCTGGCGGCAACGGCCGACAGCGCGTACAGGCTGCCCAGCAGGGGAATGGTGTAGTTCTGCACCGCCGAGAAGGCGATCGAGCTCATGGCGAAGAACAGGAAGGCGCCCCACAAGGCCGGCTTGGCCAGCAAGGCGGCGAGCGTGCCCGCCACCGTCGTCGGCCCCACGGCCGGGGCCACGGGCGCGCCCGCCTTGGCGCCGTCCTGCTCGGCGATCTCGCCGTCCAGCAGCTTGCGCGCGACGAGGGTCAGCACCAGGACGGCGCCCACCACCGCCGATGCGCCGAACGCCGCCACGCGCCAGCCATACAGTTGCGTCAGCGTGATCATGAACACGGGCGTCAGCGCCCAGCCCAGGCTGCCGGTCAGGCCATGGGCGCTGAAGGCATGGCCCAGGCGCGGCGCGCTGACGCGGCGGTTCAGGATGGAAAAATCGACGGGATGGAAGACGGCGTTGCCCACGCCGGCAATGACGGCGGCCACGAACAGCATGGTGTAGCCATTGGCCGTGCCGAGCAGGATGCCGGAGAGCACGAAACAGGCCAGGCCGAACCACAGCACGGGACGGGCGCCCACGCGGTCGACCACGAAGCCCGAAGAGGCCTGCCCCAGGCCGGACGTCACGAAGAAGGCCGACACCAGCAGGCCCAGCTGGGCGAAATCCAGGCCGAACTCCCTGCCCAGCGGCAGGTAGAGCGAGGGGATGACCAGCTGGAAGAAATGCGATCCCGCGTGGGCGATGCCGACGACCAGGATGGTCAGCCAGTCGCGGCGGCGGGTGAGCGTGTTGTCCAGGGCGGCCGCGGTCATGGCATCAGAGCGACTTGTCGCGGATGGCAGGCCAGGCGCGTTGCAGGTAGTACAGCATCGACCACACCGTCAGCACGCCCGCCACCCAGATCAGGAGGGTGCCGGCCCAGGCCGCATCCACGCCCAGGATCGGTCGGTCATACAGCAGGCAGGGAATCGCGACCATCTGTGCGGCGGTCTTGAACTTGCCCAGGCGGTGCACGGCCACGCTGGCGCTGGCGCCGATCTGCGCCATCCACTCGCGCAAGGCGGAAATGGTGATTTCGCGGCCGATGATGATGAGCGCGATGAAGGCGTCCACCCGGCCCAGGTTCAGCAGCACCAGCAGCGCGGCGCATACCATGAGCTTGTCGGCGACGGGATCCAGGAAGGCGCCGAAGGCGGAGGTCTGGTTCCAGCGCCGGGCCAGCCAGCCATCGAACCAGTCGGTCAACGCGGCACCGATGAAGCAGATGGCAGCCAGCGTGTCGCGGGTGGCGGGCGCCATCCACGTGTCAGGCAGATAAAACAGCCCGACCACCAGCGGAATCAGGGCGATTCGCAGCCAGGT from Orrella dioscoreae includes the following:
- a CDS encoding P-type ATPase, whose amino-acid sequence is MLLSLSIPHAQLPQAERLARRRLLVQLGLAWLVMMQVMMLAFPAYLRHDGMEPEGLAVLDWAIFLMNWASLVLTAPVIVYCALPIWQGAWASLRRGRIAMDVPVALSIVASFVPSVHATFAGRGEVYFESVSMFVAFLLTARYLALRAQQTSRLLGEGGWKDAERVRMSARADHVATLFVAVQVLAALAVGALWWHLDPAHALPVTVSLLVMSCPCALAISVPTALAVGDAARLRAGLPVSQADGYFAAVRRVAAQNVYGSLAWHVLAFPIAAMGWVTPWLAALAMLLSSLAVAANAWRLSRHPALASPVPALAVLRAGSSA
- a CDS encoding Bug family tripartite tricarboxylate transporter substrate binding protein, producing the protein MTLDRRQFLASSAALALSGLSLPLHAQNWPTRPIRLVVPYPPGGSSDIIARLISEPLAAELKQTVVVENKPGANGNLGAGLVVQSASEGHSLLLCDVGALAISPSVYTKLTFDPSKDLRGVSMLAYSPHVLAVHPDFPAKTLAEIVELSKTRRVNFAVTAIGSAPHLAAVAVEQATGAKWEYVPYKGGSQALTDTVGGQTDLIMNGLLATLPHIKSGKLRAIAISKAERMELVPEIPTISEQGVKGFESGTWQGIMAPSNMSDATAKLVSEKLGEIINRPDIKRKLGEQGAEVVVRPTKELDAFFVKERDRWATIVKSADIRLD
- the aceA gene encoding isocitrate lyase; its protein translation is MSNRESDIRALQQSWAENPRWQGIKRDYAAAEVVRLRGSLQPEHTLARRGAERLWASLHSEPFVNSLGALTGNQAMQQVKAGLKAIYLSGWQVAGDANLAGEMYPDQSLYPANSVPQVVRRINNALQRCDQIQWMDGKNPGDPDYIDYFAPIVADAEAGFGGVLNAYELMKAMIDAGAAGVHFEDQLASVKKCGHMGGKVLVPTREAVSKLAAARLAADVSGVPTVLLARTDADAADLVTSDVDDNDQPFLTGERTAEGFFRTRAGIEQAISRGLAYAPYADLIWCETSTPNLEYARKFADAIHRQFPGKLLAYNCSPSFNWKKNLDDDVIAKFQRELGAMGYKFQFITLAGFHALNYGMFELAHGYARRQMSAFVELQQKEFAAVDKGFTAVKHQREVGTGYFDAVTQTIEGGKSSTTALTGSTEEAQFEHGEPRTPARLIA
- the queF gene encoding NADPH-dependent 7-cyano-7-deazaguanine reductase QueF (Catalyzes the NADPH-dependent reduction of 7-cyano-7-deazaguanine (preQ0) to 7-aminomethyl-7-deazaguanine (preQ1) in queuosine biosynthesis), translating into MTLDLQHAPLGQTVGYPSQYDPALLFPIARAGARGELGLPADAPLPFAGVDLWNAYEVSWLNARGKPEVALARCVVPAESPNLIESKSFKLYLNSYNQTRMADADTVRARIAADLSAAAGAPVAVELILPAAYGELTLGEPEGECVDGLDVEIDQYAPSAELLAVDAARGVVRETLLSRLLKSNCPVTGQPDWATVQVSYEGPAIDRESLLRYVVGFRQHSGFHEQCVERMFLDILARCQPTSLSVYARYTRRGGLDINPWRGTADHLPPADLRTPQQ
- a CDS encoding MFS transporter, whose product is MTAAALDNTLTRRRDWLTILVVGIAHAGSHFFQLVIPSLYLPLGREFGLDFAQLGLLVSAFFVTSGLGQASSGFVVDRVGARPVLWFGLACFVLSGILLGTANGYTMLFVAAVIAGVGNAVFHPVDFSILNRRVSAPRLGHAFSAHGLTGSLGWALTPVFMITLTQLYGWRVAAFGASAVVGAVLVLTLVARKLLDGEIAEQDGAKAGAPVAPAVGPTTVAGTLAALLAKPALWGAFLFFAMSSIAFSAVQNYTIPLLGSLYALSAVAASSALSGYMVASATGILAGGFLVSTTPRTERIVAASLCLAGLMLVLLALGGVPAWLAAPAVALAGFFSGLAGPSRDMLIRRVTPRGSLGSVYGLVYSGMDVGAALGPLVFGLMLDAGWRHGPWLGAALAFAAAAGLAALIARAARSQEASSAASAAAPRPAA
- the pgsA gene encoding CDP-diacylglycerol--glycerol-3-phosphate 3-phosphatidyltransferase, with protein sequence MPLNIPIVLTWLRIALIPLVVGLFYLPDTWMAPATRDTLAAICFIGAALTDWFDGWLARRWNQTSAFGAFLDPVADKLMVCAALLVLLNLGRVDAFIALIIIGREITISALREWMAQIGASASVAVHRLGKFKTAAQMVAIPCLLYDRPILGVDAAWAGTLLIWVAGVLTVWSMLYYLQRAWPAIRDKSL